In Leeia speluncae, a genomic segment contains:
- a CDS encoding bifunctional rhamnulose-1-phosphate aldolase/short-chain dehydrogenase has protein sequence MNAPHPDSILSRWDDQEAATLSEPELLLYRSNLLGEDLRITNFGGGNTSAKIQMEDPLTGARAEVLWVKGSGGDLGSIKLDGFSTLYMDKLNALKNRYRGLEHEDEMVGFLPHCTFNLNPRAASIDTPLHAYIPHAHVDHMHPDALIAIAASKNSKQLTESIFGGELGWLAWQRPGYDLGLKLEQVARNNPKLVGIVLEGHGLFTWGDTAKSCYETTVRIIQKASAWLASNNTAPAFGGQVLPTLPEADRREIVAKLTPALRGKISQGGSYKVGHFNDSKEVLEFVTSKDLRPLAALGTSCPDHFLRTKIRPLILELDPSAPDVDALIATLDDALEAYRQDYAAYYNRCKRANSPAMRDANAVVYLIPGVGMLTFAKDKATARIAGEFYVNAINVMRGAAGVDTYVGLPEQEAFDIEYWLLEEAKLQRMPKPKSLAGRVALVTGGAGGIGRAVASQLLSEGACVVLSDVDQNALTEAKQELVAKFGKDVVSSVQVDVTNETAVIESLKSAMVDFGGLDILVSNAGIASAAPFEETTLALWEKNLSVLATGYFLVSRSAYQIMLQQGIGGNMVFVASKNGLVASGGASAYCTAKAAEVHLARCLALEGAPHQIRVNVVNPDAVIRGSRIWNGKWKEERAEANKISEDNLEEFYRQRSMLKRSVFPEDIAEAVYFFASDKSNKSTGNILNVDAGNAGAFTR, from the coding sequence ATGAACGCACCGCACCCTGATAGCATCCTTTCACGTTGGGATGATCAAGAGGCCGCTACGCTAAGCGAACCAGAGTTGTTACTTTATCGTTCAAACCTGTTAGGCGAAGACCTACGTATTACTAACTTTGGCGGCGGCAATACGTCGGCTAAAATCCAGATGGAAGACCCGCTCACCGGTGCGCGCGCCGAAGTGCTATGGGTTAAAGGTTCTGGTGGTGACTTAGGCAGCATTAAGCTAGATGGTTTTTCCACGCTTTATATGGATAAACTCAACGCGCTCAAAAACCGTTATCGCGGACTTGAGCACGAAGATGAAATGGTCGGTTTCTTACCACACTGCACATTTAACTTAAACCCACGTGCAGCCAGTATCGACACCCCTTTACATGCTTATATTCCACATGCGCACGTTGATCACATGCATCCAGATGCGCTAATTGCAATTGCGGCTAGCAAAAACAGCAAGCAACTAACGGAAAGCATCTTTGGTGGCGAATTGGGTTGGCTAGCTTGGCAGCGCCCAGGCTACGATCTAGGCTTAAAACTAGAACAAGTCGCCCGCAATAATCCGAAATTGGTGGGTATTGTATTAGAAGGTCACGGCTTATTTACATGGGGCGATACGGCGAAATCTTGTTATGAAACGACCGTTCGTATCATTCAAAAAGCATCAGCATGGTTAGCCAGCAACAACACCGCACCAGCCTTTGGCGGGCAAGTATTACCAACCCTACCCGAAGCCGATCGCCGTGAAATTGTCGCCAAACTAACCCCCGCGCTACGAGGCAAAATCAGCCAAGGCGGTAGCTACAAAGTAGGCCACTTTAATGACAGCAAAGAAGTGCTGGAATTTGTGACCAGTAAAGATCTTCGCCCGCTAGCAGCACTTGGCACCTCTTGCCCTGATCACTTCTTGCGCACCAAGATTCGTCCGTTAATTCTAGAACTAGACCCGAGCGCTCCAGATGTAGACGCGCTCATTGCCACCCTAGACGATGCACTAGAAGCGTATCGGCAAGATTACGCGGCGTATTACAATCGCTGCAAACGAGCCAATAGCCCAGCAATGCGCGATGCGAATGCCGTTGTGTATTTGATCCCTGGTGTTGGCATGCTGACCTTCGCGAAAGACAAAGCCACCGCGAGGATTGCGGGTGAATTCTATGTAAATGCAATCAATGTGATGCGTGGTGCGGCAGGTGTAGATACTTACGTTGGGCTACCTGAGCAAGAAGCATTTGATATTGAATACTGGTTATTAGAAGAAGCCAAACTACAACGCATGCCAAAACCAAAAAGCTTGGCAGGTCGCGTTGCCTTGGTCACTGGTGGCGCTGGCGGCATTGGTAGAGCAGTGGCTAGCCAACTACTTAGCGAAGGCGCTTGCGTTGTATTGAGCGATGTTGATCAAAATGCGCTTACGGAAGCAAAACAAGAGCTGGTTGCAAAGTTTGGTAAAGATGTCGTCAGTAGCGTGCAAGTCGATGTCACAAACGAAACGGCTGTGATTGAATCGCTCAAATCCGCGATGGTTGATTTTGGCGGCCTAGATATTCTGGTGTCTAACGCTGGCATTGCCTCTGCGGCGCCATTTGAAGAAACCACCCTCGCCTTGTGGGAGAAAAATCTCTCCGTTCTGGCCACTGGGTATTTCTTGGTTAGCCGATCAGCCTACCAAATCATGTTGCAACAAGGCATTGGTGGCAACATGGTGTTTGTCGCCAGTAAAAATGGTTTGGTTGCCTCTGGCGGCGCATCGGCTTATTGCACCGCCAAAGCAGCCGAAGTTCATTTGGCACGTTGCTTGGCACTAGAAGGTGCCCCACATCAGATTCGCGTGAACGTGGTGAACCCAGACGCGGTGATTCGTGGTTCGCGTATCTGGAACGGCAAATGGAAAGAAGAACGCGCCGAAGCCAACAAAATTAGCGAAGACAACCTAGAAGAGTTTTACCGTCAGCGCAGCATGCTAAAACGCAGTGTCTTCCCGGAAGATATTGCCGAAGCGGTCTACTTTTTTGCGAGTGATAAGTCGAACAAATCGACCGGCAACATACTCAATGTAGATGCAGGAAACGCTGGCGCATTTACTCGCTAA